Part of the Martelella mediterranea DSM 17316 genome, GTCGGTGCGAAAACGGTGCCATCATGATTGCCGCCGGCAAGCAGCCGGCCCTCGCCGGCGCTGACCGTCGCCGCGATCCTTTCGGCGACCATGCGAGCCGCAGGCAGGTCGATCACGGTGCCCATGTCGGTGTCGTCACGCGCAGGGTCTCCGAATTCCACCCCGTCCACGGCGGCCATCAGCCTGTCGGTGAAAGGCTTTTCGATATCGGCGTGGAGATAGAGCTTCTTGACGGCGGCGCAGCTCTGGCCGGCGATCTCGAAACGGTGGCCGATCGTGGTGGCGACGGCACGGTCGAGGTCAGCATCGGGCAGGACGAACAATGGGTCGTTGCCGCCAAGCTCCATCAGGCAGCGCACCAGACCGCTGGCGTTTTTGAGCGCCAGCCCGGCCGCCGGTCCGCCCGTGAACGAAAGCAGGTCTATCGGCGCGCGGGCAAGGGCAAGGGCCGCCTCCGCCCCACCATTGACGACCTGGAACAGGTCGTCCGGCCAGCCCGCCTTGCGCGCCAGCTCGCAAAGCCTGTTGGCGGCAAGCGGCGCCTTCGGCGAGGGCTTGGCGACCACGGCATTGCCGGCGGCGATCGCCGGGCCGAGCTTGTGGCACAGCAGATTGACCGGATAGTTGAAGGGCGTGATCGCCCCGACAACGCCGACGGGCTCATAGGTGACGGTCGCAAGCCGGTCGGCGCCACCCTCGACGACGGCGCAATGCAGGGCCTCACCGTCAAGGAAGGTGGCTGCGTCGCCGGCAAGCTTCAGCGTGTTCTGGGCGCGGCGGATTTCGTTGCGGGCCTCCCGGATTGTCTTGCCCATTTCCGATGATACGATCCGCGCCAGATTTTCGGCATCGGCGGCCATTTCGGCGGCAAGCGCGTTCAGCAGCGCGCGGCGCGTGGCCGGGGTCGAGAAACGGAAGGCGCGGGCGGCGGCCTTGGCGTTGATCACGGCGGCGTCGATCTCCACCGGCGTGTTCACGCAAAGCTCGCCCACCGGCGCGCCGGAAAACGGGTTGCGGATGGAAATCGTTTCTGTTTGCGGCAGGATCGCCGCCTGTGCCTGTGCCATAGATGCCTCACTGGTCTTTCGGTTCAATTGGGGAGGAAGCCGCGGTGATCATCGCGTCGATCGGGACCGGGCGGATCGGCCATCGCCTGCCGGCCAGATTTTTGGCCGCGGGGACGGTCTGGTCCGGTCTGAGCTCGGCCATGAATGCTGCCGTATTGTGGGCGCAGAACCGCCCCTGGCACGCGCCCATGGCGAAGCGGCCATTGTGCTTGATCTCGCGCTCCGAGGGCGCATCGACGCCGAGCACGAGCCGCTTCAGATCGCCCGCGGTCTTGCCCTCGCAGCGGCAGAGGATCGTGTCATCGGGCAGCGCCGCGAACGGGGAGGCGCCTGATACCGGTGCGAAGATCCGGTCGAGCACCGCCTGCGCCGCGCGCATGTGCGCCAGCATTGCTTCGGGCCTTGGCGCATGTCCGGACAGCGCGGCAATCACCTGGCCCGCGGCCTTGCGCCCATCGGCTTCGGCGGCGCTGCTGCCCAGCGCCTCGCGCCCGTCGCCGGCATGGAGGATCAGGGGGTGGCTTGGGGAAGGCTGACCCTCCGGCGGCAATGCGAAATCATTGGGCCGGATACCGTCATGCAGGCCTACGCGATCGACGATGATTTCCCGGGTGCGGCCATTCCGATCGGCAAGCGTGACGGCGAAGCCGTCGTCGGTTCGACGGATATCGCGCACCGTTGTCGCCTGCAGAACCGGTATCCGCCGCGTGAGCAGCGTCGTCATGTAGCCGAGGGATTCCATCAGCAATTGGGGAAACCGGAAAAGCTGAAAGCCGGCGGCAACCGCCCTGAAGGGCGCGCCCGCTTCGACGACCGCCACCGGCGGATTGCCAAGCCGCGTCATCTGGGCCGCGACGGCGAGAAGGAGCGGGCCGTTGCCCGCGAGCAGGACGCGGCCCTGCGGCGGCCGTCCGGTTTCCTTCATCATCACCTGCAGGCCGCCGGCGGTGGAAACGCCGGGCAGGTGCCAGCCGGGACGCGGCAGAATTTTCTCGACCGCCCCGGTTGCGATGATCACCGCCTGCGGCCGGCGCGCTTCGATATGCCCTGTCCGGCGGTTTTCGGTGACCACCCAGCCGTCGCCGTCGACCGCGATGAAGACCTGTTCATGGTGGATCGGGATGTTTTCAGCGGCCTGTCTCAGCCGCGCAAAACGCGCCTTGGCCGCGCGCGGCTGCGGGATCGGGGTGACGCCGTCGATGGGCTGGCGGAAGATCGCGCCGCCGATCGTCGGGCGTTGTTCGATGATCTCGACCGAAACACTGGCGCGCTTCAGCGTGGCGGCGGCCGCGAGCCCTGCCGGACCGGCGCCGATGATCAGCACTTCAACCACGGGCTCAGACATAACCGCCCTCCATGCTTTCCACCTGCATGCCTTCGCGAGCAGGGGTCAGGCAGGTTTCGCGCGCGATCCCGTCGACCCGCGCGACACAGCCCTGGCAAGCGCCGATGCCGCAGAAATAGCGGGTCGGCTGGCCGAGCCCGTCGGCGCCGAACTGCGTCACGCCTTCGGCGGCAAGGGCGGCGGCGATGGTTTCGCCCGGGCGGAAGACGATTTCGCGCCCCATGAAGAAGAATGTCCCCCGGCTCATGCCGCCACCTCGCAGATGCCGAAGCGGGCGGGATCGAACGGGCTGATATCGATCGACGGGCGCTCTCCGGTGACAAGTTCGGCGATCGTCCTGCCGGTGACCGGGCCAAGGCAGATGCCATCACCTTCAAAGCCGGTGGCGATGAAGCCGTTTTCTATGCCGGGCAGCCTGC contains:
- a CDS encoding aldehyde dehydrogenase family protein, producing the protein MAQAQAAILPQTETISIRNPFSGAPVGELCVNTPVEIDAAVINAKAAARAFRFSTPATRRALLNALAAEMAADAENLARIVSSEMGKTIREARNEIRRAQNTLKLAGDAATFLDGEALHCAVVEGGADRLATVTYEPVGVVGAITPFNYPVNLLCHKLGPAIAAGNAVVAKPSPKAPLAANRLCELARKAGWPDDLFQVVNGGAEAALALARAPIDLLSFTGGPAAGLALKNASGLVRCLMELGGNDPLFVLPDADLDRAVATTIGHRFEIAGQSCAAVKKLYLHADIEKPFTDRLMAAVDGVEFGDPARDDTDMGTVIDLPAARMVAERIAATVSAGEGRLLAGGNHDGTVFAPTVLTDVAANAPVIAEETFGPVIAIRRFSDAGAAIAEVNAGEYGLQAGVFTNDHALIRMFSRNLAVGGVMINEGPDFRAEHVPFGGIKRSGLGREGVRVAIREMSEQKVVID
- a CDS encoding 2Fe-2S iron-sulfur cluster-binding protein, which codes for MSRGTFFFMGREIVFRPGETIAAALAAEGVTQFGADGLGQPTRYFCGIGACQGCVARVDGIARETCLTPAREGMQVESMEGGYV
- a CDS encoding FAD-dependent oxidoreductase gives rise to the protein MSEPVVEVLIIGAGPAGLAAAATLKRASVSVEIIEQRPTIGGAIFRQPIDGVTPIPQPRAAKARFARLRQAAENIPIHHEQVFIAVDGDGWVVTENRRTGHIEARRPQAVIIATGAVEKILPRPGWHLPGVSTAGGLQVMMKETGRPPQGRVLLAGNGPLLLAVAAQMTRLGNPPVAVVEAGAPFRAVAAGFQLFRFPQLLMESLGYMTTLLTRRIPVLQATTVRDIRRTDDGFAVTLADRNGRTREIIVDRVGLHDGIRPNDFALPPEGQPSPSHPLILHAGDGREALGSSAAEADGRKAAGQVIAALSGHAPRPEAMLAHMRAAQAVLDRIFAPVSGASPFAALPDDTILCRCEGKTAGDLKRLVLGVDAPSEREIKHNGRFAMGACQGRFCAHNTAAFMAELRPDQTVPAAKNLAGRRWPIRPVPIDAMITAASSPIEPKDQ